In Gallus gallus isolate bGalGal1 chromosome 6, bGalGal1.mat.broiler.GRCg7b, whole genome shotgun sequence, a single genomic region encodes these proteins:
- the MCMBP gene encoding mini-chromosome maintenance complex-binding protein isoform X1, with product MVQDMFDPEFYMGVYETVDPNTNARVLHFGKYRDVAECGPQQEIDMNSSQTVTLERQTFYCVPVPGESAWVKEAYISASQARVSPSTSYTPSRHKRSYEEDEDMEQHPSKQKEQHMGSGGDSHGCGEPKRLETEASAGHHLISPNCSPPLDLNFPLPGEKGPACLVKVYESWDTFKVNDVLEVYGILSVDPVLSIVNSEERDSSTLDPMECMDTAEEQRVHSPPSSLVPRIHVILAHKLQHLNPLLPACLNEEESKTFVSNFMSELSPVRAELLGFLTHALLGDSLAAEYLILHLISTVYARRDVLPLGKFTVNLSGCPRNSIFTEHIYRIIQQLVPASYRLQMTIENMNHSRFIPRKDYTANRLVSGILQLASNTSLVIDETQLEQGQLDTKGVHNVKALGNLITWQKVDYDFSYHQMEFPCNINVLITSEGRSLLPSDCQVQLQPQIIPPNMEEYMNSLLTAVLPSVLNKFRIYLSLLRLLDYSISDEVTKAVEEDFVEMRKNDPESITADDLHRTLLVARFLSLSAGQTTLSRERWLRAKQLEALRKARLQQQKCVNGNEL from the exons ATGGTTCAAGATATGTTTGATCCTGAGTTTTATATGGGTGTATATGAAACAGTTGACCCAAACACAAATGCACGT GTTTTGCATTTTGGTAAATACAGAGATGTGGCAGAATGTGGG CCACAGCAGGAAATTGATATGAACTCCTCACAAACAGTCACCTTGGAAAGACAGACGTTCTACTGCGTTCCAGTGCCTGGTGAATCAGCATGGGtgaaagaa GCATATATCAGTGCCAGCCAAGCTCGAGTTAGTCCTTCAACATCCTACACACCAAGTCGCCACAAGAGGAGCTATGAGGAAGATGAGGATATGGAACAACATCCATCTAAACAGAAAGAGCAACATATGG GCAGTGGAGGCGATAGTCATGGATGTGGGGAGCCAAAAAGATTAGAAACTGAAGCTTCTGCAGGTCATCATCTCATTTCTCCCAACTGTTCCCCTCCTCTTGACTTAAATTTTCCACTGCCGGGGGAGAAAGGACCAGCATGTCTTGTAAAG GTATATGAGAGCTGGGATACCTTCAAAGTCAATGATGTTCTGGAGGTGTATGGTATTTTGTCTGTGGATCCAGTGCTGAGTATAGTGAACAGTGAAGAGAG GGATAGCTCAACGCTCGATCCTATGGAGTGCATGGacacagcagaagagcagagagtACACAGTCCTCCATCCTCATTAGTCCCCAGAATCCATGTGATTTTGGCACATAAATTGCAACACCTTAATCCATTACTGCCTGCTTGCCTTAATGAAGAAGAGAGTAAAACCT TTGTTTCTAATTTCATGTCTGAGCTGTCACCAGTTAGAGCAGAGTTGCTTGGGTTCCTCACACATGCCCTCCTGGGAGACAGTTTGGCTGCCGAGTACCTTATACTGCATCTCATCTCTACAGT TTATGCAAGACGAGATGTGCTGCCTCTGGGAAAATTCACAGTCAACTTGAGCGGATGTCCAAGGAACAGCATCTTCACAGAGCACATATACCGCATAATCCAGCAGCTCGTTCCAGCA TCCTATCGCCTACAAATGACGATTGAAAATATGAACCATTCACGATTTATCCCACGCAAAGACTACACAGCTAATCGCTTAGTCAGTGGAATACTGCAGCTTGCCAGCAACACTTCCCTTGTAATAGATGAGACTCAGCTTGAGCAAGGACAGCTTGACACAAaag GTGTGCACAATGTGAAAGCATTGGGTAATCTGATAACTTGGCAGAAAGTGGATTATGACTTCAGTTACCACCAGATGGAATTCCCATGCAATATTAACGTTCTTATCACCTCAGAGGGCCGATCGCTCCTACCG tcagaTTGCCAAGTCCAGTTACAACCACAGATAATTCCACCAAACATGGAGGAGTACATGAACAGCCTCCTAACTGCAGTGCTCCCTTCTGTGTTGAACAAATTTCGAATTTACCTAAGTTTGCTGAGACTGCTGGATTACAGTATATCTGATGAAGTGACAAAG GCAGTTGAAGAGGACTTTGTAGAAATGCGCAAGAATGACCCTGAGAGCATAACAGCTGATGATCTGCACAGAACTCTGCTTGTAGCAAG GTTCCTGTCTCTCAGCGCGGGGCAGACAACACTGTCAAGAGAGAGGTGGCTGAGAGCAAAACAACTGGAGGCATTGCGTAAAGCCAGacttcagcagcagaagtgtGTTAATGGAAATGAACTTTAA
- the MCMBP gene encoding mini-chromosome maintenance complex-binding protein codes for MPCVADWLNNPFSIVQGIFAQNTPNSDWEKKVTDYFKEKLKENNATNWVPSLNDVPVHYLKPNSLVKFRCMVQDMFDPEFYMGVYETVDPNTNARVLHFGKYRDVAECGPQQEIDMNSSQTVTLERQTFYCVPVPGESAWVKEAYISASQARVSPSTSYTPSRHKRSYEEDEDMEQHPSKQKEQHMGSGGDSHGCGEPKRLETEASAGHHLISPNCSPPLDLNFPLPGEKGPACLVKVYESWDTFKVNDVLEVYGILSVDPVLSIVNSEERDSSTLDPMECMDTAEEQRVHSPPSSLVPRIHVILAHKLQHLNPLLPACLNEEESKTFVSNFMSELSPVRAELLGFLTHALLGDSLAAEYLILHLISTVYARRDVLPLGKFTVNLSGCPRNSIFTEHIYRIIQQLVPASYRLQMTIENMNHSRFIPRKDYTANRLVSGILQLASNTSLVIDETQLEQGQLDTKGVHNVKALGNLITWQKVDYDFSYHQMEFPCNINVLITSEGRSLLPSDCQVQLQPQIIPPNMEEYMNSLLTAVLPSVLNKFRIYLSLLRLLDYSISDEVTKAVEEDFVEMRKNDPESITADDLHRTLLVARFLSLSAGQTTLSRERWLRAKQLEALRKARLQQQKCVNGNEL; via the exons CCCAAAATACTCCAAATTCCGACTGGGAGAAGAAGGTAACTGACTActtcaaagagaaattaaaggaaaataatgctaCTAATTGG GTCCCGTCGCTGAATGATGTTCCTGTGCATTACCTGAAGCCCAACAGTTTAGTGAAATTTCGCTGTATGGTTCAAGATATGTTTGATCCTGAGTTTTATATGGGTGTATATGAAACAGTTGACCCAAACACAAATGCACGT GTTTTGCATTTTGGTAAATACAGAGATGTGGCAGAATGTGGG CCACAGCAGGAAATTGATATGAACTCCTCACAAACAGTCACCTTGGAAAGACAGACGTTCTACTGCGTTCCAGTGCCTGGTGAATCAGCATGGGtgaaagaa GCATATATCAGTGCCAGCCAAGCTCGAGTTAGTCCTTCAACATCCTACACACCAAGTCGCCACAAGAGGAGCTATGAGGAAGATGAGGATATGGAACAACATCCATCTAAACAGAAAGAGCAACATATGG GCAGTGGAGGCGATAGTCATGGATGTGGGGAGCCAAAAAGATTAGAAACTGAAGCTTCTGCAGGTCATCATCTCATTTCTCCCAACTGTTCCCCTCCTCTTGACTTAAATTTTCCACTGCCGGGGGAGAAAGGACCAGCATGTCTTGTAAAG GTATATGAGAGCTGGGATACCTTCAAAGTCAATGATGTTCTGGAGGTGTATGGTATTTTGTCTGTGGATCCAGTGCTGAGTATAGTGAACAGTGAAGAGAG GGATAGCTCAACGCTCGATCCTATGGAGTGCATGGacacagcagaagagcagagagtACACAGTCCTCCATCCTCATTAGTCCCCAGAATCCATGTGATTTTGGCACATAAATTGCAACACCTTAATCCATTACTGCCTGCTTGCCTTAATGAAGAAGAGAGTAAAACCT TTGTTTCTAATTTCATGTCTGAGCTGTCACCAGTTAGAGCAGAGTTGCTTGGGTTCCTCACACATGCCCTCCTGGGAGACAGTTTGGCTGCCGAGTACCTTATACTGCATCTCATCTCTACAGT TTATGCAAGACGAGATGTGCTGCCTCTGGGAAAATTCACAGTCAACTTGAGCGGATGTCCAAGGAACAGCATCTTCACAGAGCACATATACCGCATAATCCAGCAGCTCGTTCCAGCA TCCTATCGCCTACAAATGACGATTGAAAATATGAACCATTCACGATTTATCCCACGCAAAGACTACACAGCTAATCGCTTAGTCAGTGGAATACTGCAGCTTGCCAGCAACACTTCCCTTGTAATAGATGAGACTCAGCTTGAGCAAGGACAGCTTGACACAAaag GTGTGCACAATGTGAAAGCATTGGGTAATCTGATAACTTGGCAGAAAGTGGATTATGACTTCAGTTACCACCAGATGGAATTCCCATGCAATATTAACGTTCTTATCACCTCAGAGGGCCGATCGCTCCTACCG tcagaTTGCCAAGTCCAGTTACAACCACAGATAATTCCACCAAACATGGAGGAGTACATGAACAGCCTCCTAACTGCAGTGCTCCCTTCTGTGTTGAACAAATTTCGAATTTACCTAAGTTTGCTGAGACTGCTGGATTACAGTATATCTGATGAAGTGACAAAG GCAGTTGAAGAGGACTTTGTAGAAATGCGCAAGAATGACCCTGAGAGCATAACAGCTGATGATCTGCACAGAACTCTGCTTGTAGCAAG GTTCCTGTCTCTCAGCGCGGGGCAGACAACACTGTCAAGAGAGAGGTGGCTGAGAGCAAAACAACTGGAGGCATTGCGTAAAGCCAGacttcagcagcagaagtgtGTTAATGGAAATGAACTTTAA